The Nocardia sp. NBC_01503 sequence TCTCGGTGAGGGTGCGGAGATAGATCTGAACCGCCTGCAGAAGGACACCAAGCGCGCGTATGTGGAGTTGGCGGCCACCGTGGCCGACGATTTCGCCACCGATCACCGCCGCTATCGCGGCTGACGTCGGCCCTGGTCCCGGTCGCCGCATGGACGAAACGGCGCGGCACGCACCGCGCGCTGCTCCGGTTCGTCCACTGTGTCCTGCGTCTCTTTGCGGCAGATTAACTGCGACACCATAAGGTCACGCGCAGGGAGTTGAGTCAGATGCATCTCGGAGCAGCCGTCGGCATGCTGGACGAGGATCGGATGGAGGCCGCGCCGCGGCTCGAATTCGATCCTGGTTCGCAGCCGCCCGGCGCAAGGCTGGTCTGGCAGGGCGCCACGGCGTCGCTGACCGAGCTGATCGAGATCTTTTCCGCACTGGGTCTACACGTCACCACCCATGAGGTGGATTCCGATAGCGTGCGGGCCGAACACCGATTCACGTTCCGCCCCACCGCTTTCGAGCTCACCGAGGCGATGGCGCGACTGCTGGCCGAGGCCTTCGGAGCCGCCGCCGAGGGTGAGTTCGAGATCGACGGTTTCACCGGTTTGACCGCCTCGGCCGCCCTGCCGTGGCGCGATGTGGTGCTGGTGCGCGCGGCCTGCCGCTATCTGCGACAGGCGGGTCTGCGTCTAGGCGGTCCGACGATCGCCGAAATCCTCACCGCGCATTCGGATTTCGTGCGCGCGTTCGTGGAGCTGTTCCATGCCCGCTTCGATCCGGCGCATACCGATCGCACCGAGCTGGTCGATACCGCCGACGCGGAGGTTCGTCGCCGCCTGGAGGCCGCGACCACGCTGCCCGAGGATCAGTTGCTGCGCGGCCTGTACACATTCTGCTCGGCAGTGTTGCGCACCAACTGGTTTCAGCCGGGCCGCGCGGTCGCCGCGTTCAAAATCGATCCGGCACGGCTCTCCCTGTCCGCCCCGATCACCCCGTATCGCGAGATCTTCGTACATTCGACCCGCGTCGAGGGCAGTCATGTGCGCAGTGGCGTGATCGCCCGCGGCGGCCTGCGCTGGTCGGATCGCGTGGATGACTTCCGCACCGAGGTACTGGGTCTGATGAAGACCCAGACGGTGAAGAATTCGGTCATCGTCCCCATGGGCGCGAAGGGCGCGTTCGTGGTGCGCGGCGGCGTCACCGATCCGGAGTCGGTCGAGTACGCGTATGCGGCGTTCATCGGCGGCCTGCTGGATGTCACCGACAATATCGCCGAGGGCGTCATTACGACCCCGCCGCGCACCGTGGTCTACGACGACCCGGATTCCTACCTGGTGGTGGCCGCCGACAAGGGCACCGCCCGCTTCTCGGATCTGGCGAATTCCATTGCGGTGGCCCGCGGCTTCTGGCTGGGTGACGCCTTCGCCTCGGGCGGGTCGACCGGCTACGACCACAAGGCGCTGGGCATTACCGCGCGTGGTGCGTGGCGTTCGATTCGCCAGCACTTCGCCGAACTGGGTATCGATCCGGACGTGCAGCCCTTCACGGTCTCCGGTATCGGCGATATGTCCGGTGATGTCTTCGGCAATGGCATGTTGGAGACCGATCGCATCCGCCTGGTGGCCGCCTTCGATCACCGGCATATCTTCCTGGATCCCGATCCGGACCCGGTGCTCTCGCATAAGGAACGCACCCGTCTGGCCGCGCTGGAGCGCAGCAGCTGGGCCGATTACGATCGCGCCCTCATCTCCGAGGGCGGCGGCGTCTGGCCGCGTACCGCCAAGTCGGTGCCGCTCTCCCCGCAGGTGCGCGAGCGCCTGGGCGTCACCGCCACGGAACTGCCCGCCCCCGAACTGATTCGGGCCATGTTGGGCGCCGAGGTGGACCTGCTCTTCAACGGCGGTATCGGCACCTACGTCCGGGCGCGGACCGAACTCGACTCCGAGGTCGCGGACCCCTCCAATGACGAGGTGCGCATCACCGCCGATCAGCTGCGCTGCCGTGTGGTCGGCGAGGGCGGCAATCTGGGCCTGACCCAGCAGGCGCGTATCGAGTTCGCCGTCGCGGGCGGCAAGGTGAACGCCGACTTCATCGACAATGCCGCGGGCGTGGCCACCTCCGACCGCGAGGTCAATCTCAAGATCGCCCTGGATGCCGCTGTGGCGGAGGGCTTTTCGACGGTCGTCGAGCGCAATGAGCTACTCGCCGCCAATGCCGATGCCGTGGCGCGCGCGGTGCTCGCCGACTGCGATCGGCAGGCGCTGGCCATCAGCCTGGCCGAGGCGCACGCACCGTTCCTCATCGACCGGCACGGCCGCCTGATCGAAAACCTGGAGCAGGCCACCGATCTAGATCGCATCGCCGAATTCCTGCCCACTACGGCGGAGCTCGCGGCCCGCCGCCGCGCGGGCAAGGGTCTGGTGCGACCGGAGATCGCGGTACTGCTCGCCACGGCCAAAAACCTTGTCCGCGAGGAACTGCTGGCCTCGGACGCACTCACCGATCCGGTCGTCGCCGGAACCCTGGCAGGCTACTTCCCCGAGAAGATTCGCACCCTGCTGGGTGACCGCCTGCTGCACGAGCATCCGGTGGCCCGGGAGATCGTCGCGGTGGCCGCGGCGAACCAGGTGATCAACCGGGTCGGCCCCGGCATGATCCACCGTCTGGAGGAGCGGCTCGGCGCGGGCACCCCGCAGATCGTGCTGGCCTGCACCGTGGTCGACGAGGTCCTGGATGTCGACCGCTGGTGGCGTGAGGCGCTGGCCATGCCCGGCGTCTCCCCACAGGTCCGCATGGGTGTGCTCAAGGGCATTCAGGATGCGGTGGAGCAGGCCACCGCCTGGTTGCTGACGCATCGCGCCGCCGATTCCTGGTCCGCCGAGATCGACCGCCACGCAACACTTGTCGGCGAATTGATCGCGGTCCTGCCCCGCCCGGCCGGCCACTCGGGCCGGGATCTGGCCAACCTGCGCCTGCTCTCCCAGGCCCTGCCCCTGAGCGATACGGCCCGCCGCACCGACCTGCCGGTGCCCCTGGTCGCCCAGACCTATCGCGAACTCGGCGAACTGATCGGCCTGGACTGGCTGGCAACAACTTTCGCCACCACCCGCACCTCCGATCACTGGGAAACCCTCGCCGCCGCGGTCCTGGCCGATGAACTCCAATCGCGTTGGCACACACTGGTGGCCGCCGTCCTGGCCGAGGCGTCCCCCGGCGATTCGGCCCGCGAGCACGTGATCGGCTGGAAATCCACCCCCGCCGCCCTGCGCCTGGTCGAACTGGTCGCCCGCCTGCGCCGCTCCGGCACAGTCGATATCGCCCGCCTCTGCGTAGTGAACGCCGAACTGGCCACGGCCGCCCTCCCCGGAGAGCACTAGCGCGGAATTACACCCCGACCGGACTTCCGCCCGATTCCGTTGCGCCACAGAGTGTGTGGATCCCGGCCAAACGCACGCCGGGACGACGAGGTGGGCCATGCCCGAAAGGACGCGGCAGAGACCTGCTTCCGATTCACGAGGTGGCCTGCTACTGAGGTGGGGGTGCTACATCCCCCGTTATCCCGGCGCTCTTCTTGTCCGGGATCACCGGCCGCGAAGGCGGGCGGCGGTCTGTAATCGCCCGCCGGTCGTTTCAGCGGCGGGCGATGACGGCCAGCAGGAGTTCCGCACGCACCAGGGCTTGGTCCAATTGCACGCCGAGGACGGATTCGATCTTGGCGATTCGGCTGCGCAGGGTGTGCCGGTGGACTCCGAGTGCCGTTGCGGCGGTTTCCCATTGGCCGTGCGCTTCGAGATAGGCGCGCAGCGAGGCGATCAGATCGGTGCCGTGCCGGTCGTCGTAGTCGACCAGTGGTTGCAGCATGGCTTCGGAGACCGCGCTCAGGACGCGCTGGGCTTCGGGGAATGCCAGCAGGGCGTGGCCCGCGAGAGCTGCCAGCTCGAGTGGGCGCGCGCCGGGTAGTGCTGCGGAGGAGGCCAATTCGGCGTGCTCGATGGCGGCATTGAAGCGGCGCAACGGATGCGGGGCGCTGAGTCCGGCCCGCATGGTGGCGCGTACTTCGGCGGATATCCCGGCCAGGAGTTTTTCGGCGGTCTCATCGGTATCCGAGCCCGGCAGCAGGATGGCTGCCCGGTCCCCCGCCAGGTGCGCGAAGAGCTGGCGGTTCATCGGATGCAGCTGGGTGTCGACGGTTTCCAGTGCCCGGGTGGCATCGGCCGGGTTGGCGCACCACAGTACGAGCGCGCGAATGCGCCCGGTGCGATCGGCGGCCGTGGCCAGGTGCTGCCACATGATGTCGGGATCACCGGGTTCCTCCAGCAGCATGGTCATGGCCTGGGAGTTCAACCGGTTCTGTGCGATTCGCAGTCGCGCGGGTTTCTCGAAGTCGAGCGCGAGCAGTGAACTGGCATGCCCCAGCAGCACCTGATCGACCGAGCTGAGCGCGGTCGCGGTGACCACCGTGAGGTGCCCGTGCACGGTCTGACCCGCCGTAATAGCTTGCAGCACAATGTATTGCCCGGATGGCAGCTGAAGCACCCCACTACCGGCCCCATCACCGCGGGTGGCGAGGAATTCACCGATCCGCTCGATGATCTCGGCGGCGGGCTGCCGCGGATGCGCCTCGGAGACCGCCCCGTCCGCACCGACCACCAGCACGGTGGCCGAGAGCGCGGCGGACAGCTCCTTGATCACCGCGCGCGGCCCCTGAATGGCGGCGCGGGTCATGCGCGGCTGGGCACGGGAGGCGCGCAGCACCTTCTCGTACTCCTGTTCGGCGAGCCGCTGCATGACCTTCTTGGTGATCGCGCCGAAGGGTGTCGGCAGCGGTACCTCGAACAGGGGCAGCCCCAGCCGATCGGCGGTCTCGACCAGATCCTCGGGCACGGTTTCGTGCGAGAGCCCGACCCCGAATCCAACTCCGGCGACCCCGGCCCGATCCAGGTCTTCGAGGTATCGCAGTCGATCCGCGCGACTGAGCGGCAACCCCATCCCGGTGGTGAGCACCAGCTCGCCGCCGGAGAGCCACTGCTGGGCATCGGTGAGTTCGGAGGTCAGGGAGAGCGTGATGGAGCGTCCCAGCCCCGTACCGCCCCCTTTGAGCACGAGCCCGAGCTCGGGTTGGGACAGTACCCATCGAACCGGAATTCCCGCGTTCACAGCGCTCCCATAGCAAACTGGACAGATTGTCGAAACCCGATTCTGCCCGTACGCCGATCCGGCGGGTGACGCGGGGGTGTGTCGCACAGCACACTGGCTGGCAACAGCACAGCACTCCCCACCAACGAGATCGGGCACACATGACTGACATGCTTCGCAACTACATCGACGGCCGGTTCGTAGCCGCGACCGCCTCGGAGTCGTTCGAACTGATCAGCCCGGTGGACGAATCGGTCACCGGCCGCAGCCCGATCTCCGGCCCGGCCGATATCGAGGCCGCCGTCGCCGCCGCCGCCCGCGCGTTCCCGGCATGGCAGGCGAGCACCCCGAGTCAGCGTCAGGCCGCCCTGTTGCGGCTGGCCGATGCCATCGAGGCCAACTCCGAGGCGATCGTCGAGGCGCAGTGCCGCGATACCGGTCAGCCCAAGCATCTGGTCGCCGCCGAGGAGGTGGCCGCCGGAGCCGATCACCTGCGCTTCTTCGCCGGTGCGGCGCGCATGCTCGAGGGCAAGTCGGCGGGCGAGTACATGACGGGTTTCACCTCGTACGTGCGCCGCGAACCGGTCGGCGTCATCGGTCAGGTGACCCCCTGGAACTACCCGTTCATGATGGCCATCTGGAAGATCGGCCCGGCGCTGGCGACCGGAAACACCGTGGTGCTCAAGCCGAGTGACACCACCCCGGGCAGCACCCTCGTGCTGGCGGAGCTGACGCGGGGCATCCTCCCGGACGGTGTCCTCAATGTCGTGCTCGGTACCGCCGCGAGTGGCGCTGCCCTGGTGAGCCATCCGCGCCTGGACATGGTGGCCATCACCGGTTCGGTGCGCGCGGGCATCGCGGTGGCGACCGCGGCGGCCGAACAGGTCAAGCGGGCGCATCTGGAGCTGGGTGGCAATGCCCCGGTGGTGGTCTTCGGTGATGCCGATCTGGCGACCGCCGCCGACCGCATCGGTGATGCGGCGTTCTTCAATGCCGGTCAGGACTGCACCGCCGCCACCCGCGTGCT is a genomic window containing:
- a CDS encoding aminobutyraldehyde dehydrogenase; its protein translation is MTDMLRNYIDGRFVAATASESFELISPVDESVTGRSPISGPADIEAAVAAAARAFPAWQASTPSQRQAALLRLADAIEANSEAIVEAQCRDTGQPKHLVAAEEVAAGADHLRFFAGAARMLEGKSAGEYMTGFTSYVRREPVGVIGQVTPWNYPFMMAIWKIGPALATGNTVVLKPSDTTPGSTLVLAELTRGILPDGVLNVVLGTAASGAALVSHPRLDMVAITGSVRAGIAVATAAAEQVKRAHLELGGNAPVVVFGDADLATAADRIGDAAFFNAGQDCTAATRVLVHESVHDELVAALVKKAQTVRPGLPDDTEAAYGPLNNVRHFESVTGKLAALPPHATIATGGSRVGDKGFYLAPTIVTGVRQDDPIVREETFGPVITVQSFTDEAQAIQLANDVDYGLASSVWTRDHGVVQRVSAALDFGAVWVNCHIPLVAEMPHGGFKRSGYGKDLSAYGVEDYTRIKHVMSAHD
- a CDS encoding NAD-glutamate dehydrogenase domain-containing protein, with translation MHLGAAVGMLDEDRMEAAPRLEFDPGSQPPGARLVWQGATASLTELIEIFSALGLHVTTHEVDSDSVRAEHRFTFRPTAFELTEAMARLLAEAFGAAAEGEFEIDGFTGLTASAALPWRDVVLVRAACRYLRQAGLRLGGPTIAEILTAHSDFVRAFVELFHARFDPAHTDRTELVDTADAEVRRRLEAATTLPEDQLLRGLYTFCSAVLRTNWFQPGRAVAAFKIDPARLSLSAPITPYREIFVHSTRVEGSHVRSGVIARGGLRWSDRVDDFRTEVLGLMKTQTVKNSVIVPMGAKGAFVVRGGVTDPESVEYAYAAFIGGLLDVTDNIAEGVITTPPRTVVYDDPDSYLVVAADKGTARFSDLANSIAVARGFWLGDAFASGGSTGYDHKALGITARGAWRSIRQHFAELGIDPDVQPFTVSGIGDMSGDVFGNGMLETDRIRLVAAFDHRHIFLDPDPDPVLSHKERTRLAALERSSWADYDRALISEGGGVWPRTAKSVPLSPQVRERLGVTATELPAPELIRAMLGAEVDLLFNGGIGTYVRARTELDSEVADPSNDEVRITADQLRCRVVGEGGNLGLTQQARIEFAVAGGKVNADFIDNAAGVATSDREVNLKIALDAAVAEGFSTVVERNELLAANADAVARAVLADCDRQALAISLAEAHAPFLIDRHGRLIENLEQATDLDRIAEFLPTTAELAARRRAGKGLVRPEIAVLLATAKNLVREELLASDALTDPVVAGTLAGYFPEKIRTLLGDRLLHEHPVAREIVAVAAANQVINRVGPGMIHRLEERLGAGTPQIVLACTVVDEVLDVDRWWREALAMPGVSPQVRMGVLKGIQDAVEQATAWLLTHRAADSWSAEIDRHATLVGELIAVLPRPAGHSGRDLANLRLLSQALPLSDTARRTDLPVPLVAQTYRELGELIGLDWLATTFATTRTSDHWETLAAAVLADELQSRWHTLVAAVLAEASPGDSAREHVIGWKSTPAALRLVELVARLRRSGTVDIARLCVVNAELATAALPGEH
- a CDS encoding PucR family transcriptional regulator encodes the protein MNAGIPVRWVLSQPELGLVLKGGGTGLGRSITLSLTSELTDAQQWLSGGELVLTTGMGLPLSRADRLRYLEDLDRAGVAGVGFGVGLSHETVPEDLVETADRLGLPLFEVPLPTPFGAITKKVMQRLAEQEYEKVLRASRAQPRMTRAAIQGPRAVIKELSAALSATVLVVGADGAVSEAHPRQPAAEIIERIGEFLATRGDGAGSGVLQLPSGQYIVLQAITAGQTVHGHLTVVTATALSSVDQVLLGHASSLLALDFEKPARLRIAQNRLNSQAMTMLLEEPGDPDIMWQHLATAADRTGRIRALVLWCANPADATRALETVDTQLHPMNRQLFAHLAGDRAAILLPGSDTDETAEKLLAGISAEVRATMRAGLSAPHPLRRFNAAIEHAELASSAALPGARPLELAALAGHALLAFPEAQRVLSAVSEAMLQPLVDYDDRHGTDLIASLRAYLEAHGQWETAATALGVHRHTLRSRIAKIESVLGVQLDQALVRAELLLAVIARR